The following coding sequences are from one Megachile rotundata isolate GNS110a chromosome 13, iyMegRotu1, whole genome shotgun sequence window:
- the bw gene encoding brown isoform X6, translated as MKIKIIRITVLAKPARKLNKMESIAEKWRENDIQGERRYGQATGEILLNGKPIDTGQMIRISGFVPQTDLAIESLTVLEHMEFMVCRMKNVACMKMDRRLRANVRRQRIMVLLGELGLGKCGNSKLSSLSGGERKRVTLAVQLLTEPSILFCDEPTTGLDSYGAMTVARTLREVAASGRIVICSVHQPASGLLEIFHEVLLLSSGRVAFQGSSLDATEFFDSLELRCPPTFNSAEFYVSQLSIVRGREAESYQKVNWICDQYQKSKYGQRVSKLIEYSCASTSDNNELPSIFSDVSLTPRNYKKARGFTQLRWLTWRTYVDYKRNSASIFLRFITYMFIGLLIASPYVDVTGKPMNQGSIQNMQGLLYLVVVETVFTFNYAVFYTFPSELPLLLRDIASGLYGPTPYYISKVVVLLPGAIVQPLLYSGFIFSITGLKGGFLGFVYFALPVVICAISASALGCFLSASFQSVDTASLFSVPLDFLGLMFCGIYLHLGHLAPGIAWLKYLSQFYYGLEAVSLTQWLFIDHINCSPDPEEPCISSGMGVLEKYGYLPNHYAMDLIGLMVIYSFSHLAGFLVIRYRSRQEPVY; from the exons ATGAAGATTAAAATCATTAGAATTACAG TGCTTGCCAAGCCCGCcagaaaattgaacaaaatggaGTCCATAGCAGAGAAATGGCGCGAAAACGATATTCAAGGAGAACGCCGGTACG GTCAAGCCACGGGTGAGATTTTATTAAACGGGAAGCCTATAGACACCGGCCAGATGATAAGGATATCAGGATTCGTTCCGCAGACGGACTTGGCTATCGAATCGTTGACTGTCCTGGAACACATGGAATTTATGGTTTGTCGGATGAAAAATGTG GCGTGCATGAAAATGGACAGGAGGCTTCGGGCGAACGTCAGAAGGCAACGTATAATGGTTTTGCTGGGAGAACTCGGTCTGGGAAAATGCGGGAACTCTAAGCTTTCCTCTTTGTCCGGCGGCGAGAGGAAGAGGGTCACTTTAGCTGTTCAA TTACTGACCGAACCGAGTATACTGTTTTGCGACGAGCCAACCACGGGGTTGGATAGTTACGGCGCGATGACGGTGGCAAGAACGCTAAGGGAGGTTGCCGCTAGCGGAAGAATCGTCATCTGCTCCGTGCATCAACCGGCTTCCGGTCTGTTGGAAATTTTTCACGAGGTTCTTCTACTTTCTAGCGGCAGAGTCGCCTTTCAGGGCTCCTCCCTCGACGCTACGGAATTTTTCGACAG TTTGGAGCTCCGTTGTCCTCCGACTTTCAACAGCGCCGAATTCTACGTGTCTCAGTTGTCGATCGTTCGCGGTAGAGAAGCGGAAAGTTATCAGAAG GTAAATTGGATTTGCGACCAATACCAAAAGTCCAAGTACGGTCAAAGAGTATCGAAATTGATCGAATATTCTTGCGCCAGCACGTCGGACAATAACGAGCTTCCGTCCATCTTCTCCGATGTCTCTTTGACCCCACGAAATTACAAGAAAGCCCGTGGATTCACGCAATTACGCTGGCTAACGTGGCGAACGTACGTCGATTACAAGAGAAACTCCGCCTCCATTTTTTTGCGATTTATAACTTACATG TTCATAGGGCTGCTGATAGCATCTCCTTACGTGGACGTGACAGGAAAACCGATGAATCAAGGCTCCATACAGAACATGCAAGGTCTTTTGTACCTAGTCGTCGTAGAGACGGTTTTCACTTTTAACTATGCTGTTTTCTATACGTTTCCAAGTGAATTGCCACTTTTGCTACGCGATATCGCCAGTGGGCTTTATGGCCCGACACCGTACTACATCAGCAAGGTTGTCGTTCTG CTACCGGGTGCTATAGTGCAACCGTTGCTCTACTCGGGATTTATATTTTCGATCACTGGACTGAAGGGTGGATTTTTAGGATTCGTCTACTTTGCACTGCCAGTAGTAATCTGTGCCATCTCCGCTTCCGCTCTGG GTTGTTTCTTATCAGCGTCTTTCCAATCGGTGGACACTGCTTCCTTGTTTTCTGTGCCGCTGGATTTTCTTGGACTTATGTTTTGTGGTATCTACTTGCATCTTGG GCATTTAGCACCTGGTATAGCCTGGCTAAAATATTTATCACAGTTTTATTACGGTCTGGAGGCAGTCTCTTTAACGCAGTGGCTAttcatcgatcacataa ATTGCTCTCCAGATCCAGAAGAGCCTTGCATATCCAGCGGAATGGGTGTCCTGGAGAAATACGGCTACTTACCAAACCACTACGCCATGGACCTAATCGGTCTTATGGTAATATATTCTTTCAGCCACCTGGCTGGTTTTTTGGTGATCAGATACAGGAGTCGTCAGGAGCCTGTCTATTAA
- the bw gene encoding brown isoform X7, translating to MESIAEKWRENDIQGERRYGQATGEILLNGKPIDTGQMIRISGFVPQTDLAIESLTVLEHMEFMVCRMKNVACMKMDRRLRANVRRQRIMVLLGELGLGKCGNSKLSSLSGGERKRVTLAVQLLTEPSILFCDEPTTGLDSYGAMTVARTLREVAASGRIVICSVHQPASGLLEIFHEVLLLSSGRVAFQGSSLDATEFFDSLELRCPPTFNSAEFYVSQLSIVRGREAESYQKVNWICDQYQKSKYGQRVSKLIEYSCASTSDNNELPSIFSDVSLTPRNYKKARGFTQLRWLTWRTYVDYKRNSASIFLRFITYMFIGLLIASPYVDVTGKPMNQGSIQNMQGLLYLVVVETVFTFNYAVFYTFPSELPLLLRDIASGLYGPTPYYISKVVVLLPGAIVQPLLYSGFIFSITGLKGGFLGFVYFALPVVICAISASALGCFLSASFQSVDTASLFSVPLDFLGLMFCGIYLHLGHLAPGIAWLKYLSQFYYGLEAVSLTQWLFIDHINCSPDPEEPCISSGMGVLEKYGYLPNHYAMDLIGLMVIYSFSHLAGFLVIRYRSRQEPVY from the exons atggaGTCCATAGCAGAGAAATGGCGCGAAAACGATATTCAAGGAGAACGCCGGTACG GTCAAGCCACGGGTGAGATTTTATTAAACGGGAAGCCTATAGACACCGGCCAGATGATAAGGATATCAGGATTCGTTCCGCAGACGGACTTGGCTATCGAATCGTTGACTGTCCTGGAACACATGGAATTTATGGTTTGTCGGATGAAAAATGTG GCGTGCATGAAAATGGACAGGAGGCTTCGGGCGAACGTCAGAAGGCAACGTATAATGGTTTTGCTGGGAGAACTCGGTCTGGGAAAATGCGGGAACTCTAAGCTTTCCTCTTTGTCCGGCGGCGAGAGGAAGAGGGTCACTTTAGCTGTTCAA TTACTGACCGAACCGAGTATACTGTTTTGCGACGAGCCAACCACGGGGTTGGATAGTTACGGCGCGATGACGGTGGCAAGAACGCTAAGGGAGGTTGCCGCTAGCGGAAGAATCGTCATCTGCTCCGTGCATCAACCGGCTTCCGGTCTGTTGGAAATTTTTCACGAGGTTCTTCTACTTTCTAGCGGCAGAGTCGCCTTTCAGGGCTCCTCCCTCGACGCTACGGAATTTTTCGACAG TTTGGAGCTCCGTTGTCCTCCGACTTTCAACAGCGCCGAATTCTACGTGTCTCAGTTGTCGATCGTTCGCGGTAGAGAAGCGGAAAGTTATCAGAAG GTAAATTGGATTTGCGACCAATACCAAAAGTCCAAGTACGGTCAAAGAGTATCGAAATTGATCGAATATTCTTGCGCCAGCACGTCGGACAATAACGAGCTTCCGTCCATCTTCTCCGATGTCTCTTTGACCCCACGAAATTACAAGAAAGCCCGTGGATTCACGCAATTACGCTGGCTAACGTGGCGAACGTACGTCGATTACAAGAGAAACTCCGCCTCCATTTTTTTGCGATTTATAACTTACATG TTCATAGGGCTGCTGATAGCATCTCCTTACGTGGACGTGACAGGAAAACCGATGAATCAAGGCTCCATACAGAACATGCAAGGTCTTTTGTACCTAGTCGTCGTAGAGACGGTTTTCACTTTTAACTATGCTGTTTTCTATACGTTTCCAAGTGAATTGCCACTTTTGCTACGCGATATCGCCAGTGGGCTTTATGGCCCGACACCGTACTACATCAGCAAGGTTGTCGTTCTG CTACCGGGTGCTATAGTGCAACCGTTGCTCTACTCGGGATTTATATTTTCGATCACTGGACTGAAGGGTGGATTTTTAGGATTCGTCTACTTTGCACTGCCAGTAGTAATCTGTGCCATCTCCGCTTCCGCTCTGG GTTGTTTCTTATCAGCGTCTTTCCAATCGGTGGACACTGCTTCCTTGTTTTCTGTGCCGCTGGATTTTCTTGGACTTATGTTTTGTGGTATCTACTTGCATCTTGG GCATTTAGCACCTGGTATAGCCTGGCTAAAATATTTATCACAGTTTTATTACGGTCTGGAGGCAGTCTCTTTAACGCAGTGGCTAttcatcgatcacataa ATTGCTCTCCAGATCCAGAAGAGCCTTGCATATCCAGCGGAATGGGTGTCCTGGAGAAATACGGCTACTTACCAAACCACTACGCCATGGACCTAATCGGTCTTATGGTAATATATTCTTTCAGCCACCTGGCTGGTTTTTTGGTGATCAGATACAGGAGTCGTCAGGAGCCTGTCTATTAA
- the LOC143265663 gene encoding uncharacterized protein LOC143265663, translating to MLRQILRTLSCESSSCKYLKKKYSDSNEHKTPKNTIAFEAEYFYKQDKELLEMLKQKLQEEVKCMQDEVTTMRNKINDHNRTINDNLRFLKDLEKNVSASDKK from the exons ATGTTACGACAGATTCTACGTACGTTATCGTGCGAAAGTAGTAG TTGCAAGTATCTTAAGAAAAAATATAGTGATTCCAATGAACATAAAACGCCGAAGAACACTATCGCGTTCGAAGCCGAATATTTTTACAAAcag GATAAAGAATTGTTGGAaatgttaaaacaaaaattacaggAAGAGGTTAAATGCATGCAGGATGAGGTCACAACGATgcgtaataaaattaatgatcacaatcgtacgataaaTGACAATTTACGGTTTTTAAAAGATCTCGAAAAAAATGTGTCAGCTAGTGATAAAAAATAA
- the bw gene encoding brown isoform X1 gives MNRETLRARRSAASIAELTPSWMITCAPGGQWRKQFEAVSGRAVSNFNRACQARQKIEQNGVHSREMARKRYSRRTPMKHSVKYPSLPASLPKDLCLTWKNISYTVERRRNGGSFRAIFGLQHTEFVTLLNGVSGIVNSGMLMAILGPSGAGKTTLLATISRRVKGQATGEILLNGKPIDTGQMIRISGFVPQTDLAIESLTVLEHMEFMVCRMKNVACMKMDRRLRANVRRQRIMVLLGELGLGKCGNSKLSSLSGGERKRVTLAVQLLTEPSILFCDEPTTGLDSYGAMTVARTLREVAASGRIVICSVHQPASGLLEIFHEVLLLSSGRVAFQGSSLDATEFFDSLELRCPPTFNSAEFYVSQLSIVRGREAESYQKVNWICDQYQKSKYGQRVSKLIEYSCASTSDNNELPSIFSDVSLTPRNYKKARGFTQLRWLTWRTYVDYKRNSASIFLRFITYMFIGLLIASPYVDVTGKPMNQGSIQNMQGLLYLVVVETVFTFNYAVFYTFPSELPLLLRDIASGLYGPTPYYISKVVVLLPGAIVQPLLYSGFIFSITGLKGGFLGFVYFALPVVICAISASALGCFLSASFQSVDTASLFSVPLDFLGLMFCGIYLHLGHLAPGIAWLKYLSQFYYGLEAVSLTQWLFIDHINCSPDPEEPCISSGMGVLEKYGYLPNHYAMDLIGLMVIYSFSHLAGFLVIRYRSRQEPVY, from the exons ATGAACCGCGAGACACTGAGGGCGCGACGATCGGCCGCTTCCATCGCCGAGCTGACGCCATCTTGGATGATCACGTGCGCACCTGGCGGCCAATGGCGGAAACAGTTTGAAGCAGTATCGGGACGCGCTGTCAGTAATTTTAATCG TGCTTGCCAAGCCCGCcagaaaattgaacaaaatggaGTCCATAGCAGAGAAATGGCGCGAAAACGATATTCAAGGAGAACGCCG ATGAAACACAGCGTGAAGTATCCCTCGCTACCGGCGAGCTTGCCAAAGGATTTGTGTTTGACttggaaaaatatttcttacacgGTTGAAAGACGGAGAAATGGAGGTAGCTTCAGGGCGATTTTCGGTTTGCAACACACTGAATTCGTTACCTTACTTAACGGAG TTAGCGGTATAGTTAATTCCGGAATGTTGATGGCTATTCTGGGACCAAG CGGTGCTGGGAAAACTACCTTGCTCGCTACGATCAGTCGACGCGTTAAAG GTCAAGCCACGGGTGAGATTTTATTAAACGGGAAGCCTATAGACACCGGCCAGATGATAAGGATATCAGGATTCGTTCCGCAGACGGACTTGGCTATCGAATCGTTGACTGTCCTGGAACACATGGAATTTATGGTTTGTCGGATGAAAAATGTG GCGTGCATGAAAATGGACAGGAGGCTTCGGGCGAACGTCAGAAGGCAACGTATAATGGTTTTGCTGGGAGAACTCGGTCTGGGAAAATGCGGGAACTCTAAGCTTTCCTCTTTGTCCGGCGGCGAGAGGAAGAGGGTCACTTTAGCTGTTCAA TTACTGACCGAACCGAGTATACTGTTTTGCGACGAGCCAACCACGGGGTTGGATAGTTACGGCGCGATGACGGTGGCAAGAACGCTAAGGGAGGTTGCCGCTAGCGGAAGAATCGTCATCTGCTCCGTGCATCAACCGGCTTCCGGTCTGTTGGAAATTTTTCACGAGGTTCTTCTACTTTCTAGCGGCAGAGTCGCCTTTCAGGGCTCCTCCCTCGACGCTACGGAATTTTTCGACAG TTTGGAGCTCCGTTGTCCTCCGACTTTCAACAGCGCCGAATTCTACGTGTCTCAGTTGTCGATCGTTCGCGGTAGAGAAGCGGAAAGTTATCAGAAG GTAAATTGGATTTGCGACCAATACCAAAAGTCCAAGTACGGTCAAAGAGTATCGAAATTGATCGAATATTCTTGCGCCAGCACGTCGGACAATAACGAGCTTCCGTCCATCTTCTCCGATGTCTCTTTGACCCCACGAAATTACAAGAAAGCCCGTGGATTCACGCAATTACGCTGGCTAACGTGGCGAACGTACGTCGATTACAAGAGAAACTCCGCCTCCATTTTTTTGCGATTTATAACTTACATG TTCATAGGGCTGCTGATAGCATCTCCTTACGTGGACGTGACAGGAAAACCGATGAATCAAGGCTCCATACAGAACATGCAAGGTCTTTTGTACCTAGTCGTCGTAGAGACGGTTTTCACTTTTAACTATGCTGTTTTCTATACGTTTCCAAGTGAATTGCCACTTTTGCTACGCGATATCGCCAGTGGGCTTTATGGCCCGACACCGTACTACATCAGCAAGGTTGTCGTTCTG CTACCGGGTGCTATAGTGCAACCGTTGCTCTACTCGGGATTTATATTTTCGATCACTGGACTGAAGGGTGGATTTTTAGGATTCGTCTACTTTGCACTGCCAGTAGTAATCTGTGCCATCTCCGCTTCCGCTCTGG GTTGTTTCTTATCAGCGTCTTTCCAATCGGTGGACACTGCTTCCTTGTTTTCTGTGCCGCTGGATTTTCTTGGACTTATGTTTTGTGGTATCTACTTGCATCTTGG GCATTTAGCACCTGGTATAGCCTGGCTAAAATATTTATCACAGTTTTATTACGGTCTGGAGGCAGTCTCTTTAACGCAGTGGCTAttcatcgatcacataa ATTGCTCTCCAGATCCAGAAGAGCCTTGCATATCCAGCGGAATGGGTGTCCTGGAGAAATACGGCTACTTACCAAACCACTACGCCATGGACCTAATCGGTCTTATGGTAATATATTCTTTCAGCCACCTGGCTGGTTTTTTGGTGATCAGATACAGGAGTCGTCAGGAGCCTGTCTATTAA
- the bw gene encoding brown isoform X4, with translation MARKRYSRRTPMKHSVKYPSLPASLPKDLCLTWKNISYTVERRRNGGSFRAIFGLQHTEFVTLLNGVSGIVNSGMLMAILGPSGAGKTTLLATISRRVKGQATGEILLNGKPIDTGQMIRISGFVPQTDLAIESLTVLEHMEFMVCRMKNVACMKMDRRLRANVRRQRIMVLLGELGLGKCGNSKLSSLSGGERKRVTLAVQLLTEPSILFCDEPTTGLDSYGAMTVARTLREVAASGRIVICSVHQPASGLLEIFHEVLLLSSGRVAFQGSSLDATEFFDSLELRCPPTFNSAEFYVSQLSIVRGREAESYQKVNWICDQYQKSKYGQRVSKLIEYSCASTSDNNELPSIFSDVSLTPRNYKKARGFTQLRWLTWRTYVDYKRNSASIFLRFITYMFIGLLIASPYVDVTGKPMNQGSIQNMQGLLYLVVVETVFTFNYAVFYTFPSELPLLLRDIASGLYGPTPYYISKVVVLLPGAIVQPLLYSGFIFSITGLKGGFLGFVYFALPVVICAISASALGCFLSASFQSVDTASLFSVPLDFLGLMFCGIYLHLGHLAPGIAWLKYLSQFYYGLEAVSLTQWLFIDHINCSPDPEEPCISSGMGVLEKYGYLPNHYAMDLIGLMVIYSFSHLAGFLVIRYRSRQEPVY, from the exons ATGGCGCGAAAACGATATTCAAGGAGAACGCCG ATGAAACACAGCGTGAAGTATCCCTCGCTACCGGCGAGCTTGCCAAAGGATTTGTGTTTGACttggaaaaatatttcttacacgGTTGAAAGACGGAGAAATGGAGGTAGCTTCAGGGCGATTTTCGGTTTGCAACACACTGAATTCGTTACCTTACTTAACGGAG TTAGCGGTATAGTTAATTCCGGAATGTTGATGGCTATTCTGGGACCAAG CGGTGCTGGGAAAACTACCTTGCTCGCTACGATCAGTCGACGCGTTAAAG GTCAAGCCACGGGTGAGATTTTATTAAACGGGAAGCCTATAGACACCGGCCAGATGATAAGGATATCAGGATTCGTTCCGCAGACGGACTTGGCTATCGAATCGTTGACTGTCCTGGAACACATGGAATTTATGGTTTGTCGGATGAAAAATGTG GCGTGCATGAAAATGGACAGGAGGCTTCGGGCGAACGTCAGAAGGCAACGTATAATGGTTTTGCTGGGAGAACTCGGTCTGGGAAAATGCGGGAACTCTAAGCTTTCCTCTTTGTCCGGCGGCGAGAGGAAGAGGGTCACTTTAGCTGTTCAA TTACTGACCGAACCGAGTATACTGTTTTGCGACGAGCCAACCACGGGGTTGGATAGTTACGGCGCGATGACGGTGGCAAGAACGCTAAGGGAGGTTGCCGCTAGCGGAAGAATCGTCATCTGCTCCGTGCATCAACCGGCTTCCGGTCTGTTGGAAATTTTTCACGAGGTTCTTCTACTTTCTAGCGGCAGAGTCGCCTTTCAGGGCTCCTCCCTCGACGCTACGGAATTTTTCGACAG TTTGGAGCTCCGTTGTCCTCCGACTTTCAACAGCGCCGAATTCTACGTGTCTCAGTTGTCGATCGTTCGCGGTAGAGAAGCGGAAAGTTATCAGAAG GTAAATTGGATTTGCGACCAATACCAAAAGTCCAAGTACGGTCAAAGAGTATCGAAATTGATCGAATATTCTTGCGCCAGCACGTCGGACAATAACGAGCTTCCGTCCATCTTCTCCGATGTCTCTTTGACCCCACGAAATTACAAGAAAGCCCGTGGATTCACGCAATTACGCTGGCTAACGTGGCGAACGTACGTCGATTACAAGAGAAACTCCGCCTCCATTTTTTTGCGATTTATAACTTACATG TTCATAGGGCTGCTGATAGCATCTCCTTACGTGGACGTGACAGGAAAACCGATGAATCAAGGCTCCATACAGAACATGCAAGGTCTTTTGTACCTAGTCGTCGTAGAGACGGTTTTCACTTTTAACTATGCTGTTTTCTATACGTTTCCAAGTGAATTGCCACTTTTGCTACGCGATATCGCCAGTGGGCTTTATGGCCCGACACCGTACTACATCAGCAAGGTTGTCGTTCTG CTACCGGGTGCTATAGTGCAACCGTTGCTCTACTCGGGATTTATATTTTCGATCACTGGACTGAAGGGTGGATTTTTAGGATTCGTCTACTTTGCACTGCCAGTAGTAATCTGTGCCATCTCCGCTTCCGCTCTGG GTTGTTTCTTATCAGCGTCTTTCCAATCGGTGGACACTGCTTCCTTGTTTTCTGTGCCGCTGGATTTTCTTGGACTTATGTTTTGTGGTATCTACTTGCATCTTGG GCATTTAGCACCTGGTATAGCCTGGCTAAAATATTTATCACAGTTTTATTACGGTCTGGAGGCAGTCTCTTTAACGCAGTGGCTAttcatcgatcacataa ATTGCTCTCCAGATCCAGAAGAGCCTTGCATATCCAGCGGAATGGGTGTCCTGGAGAAATACGGCTACTTACCAAACCACTACGCCATGGACCTAATCGGTCTTATGGTAATATATTCTTTCAGCCACCTGGCTGGTTTTTTGGTGATCAGATACAGGAGTCGTCAGGAGCCTGTCTATTAA
- the bw gene encoding brown isoform X2: MNRETLRARRSAASIAELTPSWMITCAPGGQWRKQFEAVSGRAVSNFNRACQARQKIEQNGVHSREMARKRYSRRTPMKHSVKYPSLPASLPKDLCLTWKNISYTVERRRNGGSFRAIFGLQHTEFVTLLNGVSGIVNSGMLMAILGPSGAGKTTLLATISRRVKGQATGEILLNGKPIDTGQMIRISGFVPQTDLAIESLTVLEHMEFMACMKMDRRLRANVRRQRIMVLLGELGLGKCGNSKLSSLSGGERKRVTLAVQLLTEPSILFCDEPTTGLDSYGAMTVARTLREVAASGRIVICSVHQPASGLLEIFHEVLLLSSGRVAFQGSSLDATEFFDSLELRCPPTFNSAEFYVSQLSIVRGREAESYQKVNWICDQYQKSKYGQRVSKLIEYSCASTSDNNELPSIFSDVSLTPRNYKKARGFTQLRWLTWRTYVDYKRNSASIFLRFITYMFIGLLIASPYVDVTGKPMNQGSIQNMQGLLYLVVVETVFTFNYAVFYTFPSELPLLLRDIASGLYGPTPYYISKVVVLLPGAIVQPLLYSGFIFSITGLKGGFLGFVYFALPVVICAISASALGCFLSASFQSVDTASLFSVPLDFLGLMFCGIYLHLGHLAPGIAWLKYLSQFYYGLEAVSLTQWLFIDHINCSPDPEEPCISSGMGVLEKYGYLPNHYAMDLIGLMVIYSFSHLAGFLVIRYRSRQEPVY, translated from the exons ATGAACCGCGAGACACTGAGGGCGCGACGATCGGCCGCTTCCATCGCCGAGCTGACGCCATCTTGGATGATCACGTGCGCACCTGGCGGCCAATGGCGGAAACAGTTTGAAGCAGTATCGGGACGCGCTGTCAGTAATTTTAATCG TGCTTGCCAAGCCCGCcagaaaattgaacaaaatggaGTCCATAGCAGAGAAATGGCGCGAAAACGATATTCAAGGAGAACGCCG ATGAAACACAGCGTGAAGTATCCCTCGCTACCGGCGAGCTTGCCAAAGGATTTGTGTTTGACttggaaaaatatttcttacacgGTTGAAAGACGGAGAAATGGAGGTAGCTTCAGGGCGATTTTCGGTTTGCAACACACTGAATTCGTTACCTTACTTAACGGAG TTAGCGGTATAGTTAATTCCGGAATGTTGATGGCTATTCTGGGACCAAG CGGTGCTGGGAAAACTACCTTGCTCGCTACGATCAGTCGACGCGTTAAAG GTCAAGCCACGGGTGAGATTTTATTAAACGGGAAGCCTATAGACACCGGCCAGATGATAAGGATATCAGGATTCGTTCCGCAGACGGACTTGGCTATCGAATCGTTGACTGTCCTGGAACACATGGAATTTATG GCGTGCATGAAAATGGACAGGAGGCTTCGGGCGAACGTCAGAAGGCAACGTATAATGGTTTTGCTGGGAGAACTCGGTCTGGGAAAATGCGGGAACTCTAAGCTTTCCTCTTTGTCCGGCGGCGAGAGGAAGAGGGTCACTTTAGCTGTTCAA TTACTGACCGAACCGAGTATACTGTTTTGCGACGAGCCAACCACGGGGTTGGATAGTTACGGCGCGATGACGGTGGCAAGAACGCTAAGGGAGGTTGCCGCTAGCGGAAGAATCGTCATCTGCTCCGTGCATCAACCGGCTTCCGGTCTGTTGGAAATTTTTCACGAGGTTCTTCTACTTTCTAGCGGCAGAGTCGCCTTTCAGGGCTCCTCCCTCGACGCTACGGAATTTTTCGACAG TTTGGAGCTCCGTTGTCCTCCGACTTTCAACAGCGCCGAATTCTACGTGTCTCAGTTGTCGATCGTTCGCGGTAGAGAAGCGGAAAGTTATCAGAAG GTAAATTGGATTTGCGACCAATACCAAAAGTCCAAGTACGGTCAAAGAGTATCGAAATTGATCGAATATTCTTGCGCCAGCACGTCGGACAATAACGAGCTTCCGTCCATCTTCTCCGATGTCTCTTTGACCCCACGAAATTACAAGAAAGCCCGTGGATTCACGCAATTACGCTGGCTAACGTGGCGAACGTACGTCGATTACAAGAGAAACTCCGCCTCCATTTTTTTGCGATTTATAACTTACATG TTCATAGGGCTGCTGATAGCATCTCCTTACGTGGACGTGACAGGAAAACCGATGAATCAAGGCTCCATACAGAACATGCAAGGTCTTTTGTACCTAGTCGTCGTAGAGACGGTTTTCACTTTTAACTATGCTGTTTTCTATACGTTTCCAAGTGAATTGCCACTTTTGCTACGCGATATCGCCAGTGGGCTTTATGGCCCGACACCGTACTACATCAGCAAGGTTGTCGTTCTG CTACCGGGTGCTATAGTGCAACCGTTGCTCTACTCGGGATTTATATTTTCGATCACTGGACTGAAGGGTGGATTTTTAGGATTCGTCTACTTTGCACTGCCAGTAGTAATCTGTGCCATCTCCGCTTCCGCTCTGG GTTGTTTCTTATCAGCGTCTTTCCAATCGGTGGACACTGCTTCCTTGTTTTCTGTGCCGCTGGATTTTCTTGGACTTATGTTTTGTGGTATCTACTTGCATCTTGG GCATTTAGCACCTGGTATAGCCTGGCTAAAATATTTATCACAGTTTTATTACGGTCTGGAGGCAGTCTCTTTAACGCAGTGGCTAttcatcgatcacataa ATTGCTCTCCAGATCCAGAAGAGCCTTGCATATCCAGCGGAATGGGTGTCCTGGAGAAATACGGCTACTTACCAAACCACTACGCCATGGACCTAATCGGTCTTATGGTAATATATTCTTTCAGCCACCTGGCTGGTTTTTTGGTGATCAGATACAGGAGTCGTCAGGAGCCTGTCTATTAA